In the genome of Pelobacter seleniigenes DSM 18267, one region contains:
- a CDS encoding nuclear transport factor 2 family protein, protein MSFDLPEPIDSYFSASRAAGAAIARCFTEHAMVKDEGHTYNGRVAIEQWEMAVAEKFTYTSTPFACAEQDGKIIVTSRVIGNFPGSPVDLRYFFCLEGDKIASLEIIL, encoded by the coding sequence ATGTCATTTGATCTTCCAGAGCCTATCGACAGCTATTTCAGTGCCAGCCGAGCCGCCGGCGCAGCCATTGCCCGGTGCTTCACCGAGCATGCCATGGTGAAGGACGAAGGACATACCTATAACGGCAGGGTTGCCATTGAACAATGGGAAATGGCTGTGGCAGAAAAATTCACCTATACGAGCACGCCATTCGCTTGCGCAGAGCAGGACGGCAAGATAATCGTCACCAGCCGGGTGATCGGAAACTTTCCCGGCAGTCCCGTTGATCTACGTTACTTTTTTTGTCTCGAAGGGGATAAAATAGCGTCCCTGGAGATTATCCTATGA
- a CDS encoding helix-turn-helix transcriptional regulator — translation MAEDWTVAGLAPEAGMSQSSFADSFRKRTGLTPMQYVAQWRLFGIRRALLESDQSFSIIAENHGWKSRTSCSRAFQKLLAISPQSLRSPR, via the coding sequence ATTGCCGAGGATTGGACCGTCGCCGGGCTGGCACCCGAAGCCGGCATGTCTCAATCTTCCTTTGCTGACAGCTTCCGCAAGAGGACCGGCCTCACTCCGATGCAGTATGTGGCACAGTGGCGACTGTTTGGCATTCGCCGCGCTCTTCTTGAAAGCGACCAGTCATTCTCAATCATTGCTGAAAACCACGGCTGGAAATCACGGACATCATGCAGTCGCGCTTTTCAGAAACTGCTCGCGATCAGCCCCCAAAGTCTAAGATCGCCCAGGTGA
- a CDS encoding peptidase U32 family protein produces MKKITTRPELLAPAGSLEAFFAAVEGGADAVYIGLKEFSARAKAKNFSLADVERMSWFLQGQGKRLYVTLNTLVKEAELPHLIDTLGALEAIGIDAVILQDLAVWKLAREHFPGLELHASTQLTVHNTAGVKMLERMGFARAVLARELTLAEISTIRANTRLELEHFIHGALCFSFSGQCYFSSFLSGKSGNRGRCAQPCRRNHRYRNNEGYYFSPNDLSAIDLLPELEQAGICSLKIEGRMKSAEYVHKVVSAYRRVLDAQGQQRQQAVKDAKLLLKDSFGRQPTQGFLSGSQPSDMAIPSRKGATGRYLGEIAKVRGGEITFKSKEALHLGDRIRIQPATDKSGTAFTIRQLLLGKRQVNKASANSFVSVPSTFTNQFKVGDGIFLVSASGSFAMSENACRRQLATVGPPPTQVALAIRVEPPQLLIAATVAGTTEQFQFDIDSYPAEKQGLSREILYQNFAVTAAEPFVLGQLDCGPLPEIVIPPKQLKQIRRELYAALRLQHPPKTRSYNDHSKRPRVELLPMGKTDQGTRQLRIQLSDSRDQHILSDPAVDAVLLPLTGRNLQAAGKLINKAERIIWDLPFILFDNDWQEQQNAVRQLVRNGFRNFRLNNLGHFPLFDKLADLNLFSSFRLFALNSQALVALADLGITEAELYIEDDRSNLAAVLARKLPLATALTVYGSVPLLASRVRIKNLRSDNPVLSDRGDAFLVQQRQGLTWLQSGTDFSFIGNLPELEQSGCSRFIIDLSHVGPFSSRGKQVLEAVRRGYDPPDVSKFNFERELE; encoded by the coding sequence TTGAAGAAAATCACCACACGCCCGGAGCTGCTGGCCCCCGCCGGCAGCCTGGAGGCCTTTTTCGCCGCGGTTGAAGGCGGTGCCGATGCTGTTTATATCGGGCTGAAAGAATTTTCCGCCCGTGCCAAAGCCAAGAACTTTTCCCTGGCCGATGTCGAACGGATGAGCTGGTTTCTGCAGGGGCAGGGGAAAAGGCTTTACGTCACCCTCAACACCCTCGTTAAAGAAGCCGAGCTGCCACACCTGATCGACACCCTGGGAGCCCTGGAGGCGATTGGGATCGATGCCGTTATCCTCCAGGATCTGGCGGTTTGGAAACTGGCCCGGGAGCATTTCCCCGGGCTGGAACTGCATGCCTCAACCCAGCTGACCGTGCATAATACGGCCGGGGTCAAGATGCTCGAACGAATGGGCTTTGCCCGGGCCGTTCTGGCCAGAGAGCTGACCCTGGCGGAGATTTCGACCATCCGGGCCAACACTCGCCTGGAGCTGGAACATTTCATTCACGGAGCGCTCTGTTTTTCCTTCAGCGGGCAATGCTACTTTTCCTCTTTTTTAAGCGGCAAAAGCGGTAATCGCGGCCGCTGTGCCCAGCCCTGCCGACGCAATCACCGCTATCGCAACAACGAAGGCTATTATTTTTCCCCCAACGACCTGTCAGCCATCGATCTGCTCCCCGAACTGGAGCAGGCCGGAATCTGCAGTCTGAAGATCGAGGGGCGGATGAAGAGTGCGGAATATGTCCACAAGGTCGTCTCCGCCTACCGGCGGGTCCTTGATGCGCAGGGGCAACAGCGCCAGCAGGCGGTCAAAGATGCCAAACTGCTGCTCAAGGACAGTTTTGGCCGGCAACCTACGCAGGGATTCTTAAGCGGCAGCCAGCCGAGTGATATGGCGATCCCGTCGCGCAAAGGGGCTACCGGCAGATATCTCGGTGAAATCGCCAAAGTCCGTGGCGGGGAAATAACCTTCAAAAGCAAAGAGGCCCTTCACCTGGGGGATCGGATCAGAATTCAGCCGGCCACCGATAAAAGCGGTACCGCCTTTACCATCCGCCAGCTGCTCCTTGGCAAACGGCAAGTCAATAAGGCTTCCGCCAACAGCTTTGTCAGCGTCCCATCGACCTTTACCAACCAGTTCAAGGTCGGTGACGGCATCTTCCTAGTGTCGGCCAGCGGTTCCTTTGCCATGAGCGAAAATGCCTGTCGCCGCCAACTCGCCACGGTCGGTCCGCCTCCGACGCAGGTCGCGCTGGCCATCCGGGTCGAACCGCCGCAGCTGCTGATCGCCGCGACCGTGGCCGGAACAACGGAGCAATTTCAATTCGACATCGACAGCTACCCGGCCGAAAAACAAGGTTTGAGCAGGGAAATTCTCTATCAGAACTTCGCCGTCACTGCCGCGGAACCGTTCGTCCTCGGCCAACTGGACTGTGGCCCGCTGCCAGAGATTGTCATCCCGCCCAAACAGCTCAAGCAGATCAGGCGCGAGCTCTATGCCGCCCTGCGACTGCAGCATCCCCCGAAAACCCGCAGCTACAATGATCACAGCAAGCGCCCCCGGGTTGAGCTGCTCCCCATGGGCAAAACCGACCAGGGCACTCGCCAGCTTCGTATCCAGCTCAGCGATTCGCGGGACCAGCACATTCTCTCGGACCCGGCGGTCGATGCGGTGTTACTGCCGCTGACCGGGCGCAATCTACAGGCCGCCGGGAAGCTCATCAACAAAGCGGAGCGGATCATCTGGGATCTCCCTTTTATCCTCTTCGATAACGACTGGCAGGAACAGCAGAACGCCGTCCGCCAACTGGTTCGCAACGGCTTCCGCAACTTCCGGCTCAACAACCTGGGGCACTTTCCGCTCTTTGACAAGCTCGCCGACCTGAACCTGTTCAGCAGCTTTCGCCTGTTCGCCCTCAACAGCCAGGCGCTGGTGGCCTTGGCCGACCTCGGGATCACTGAAGCCGAACTGTATATCGAGGATGATCGCTCCAACCTGGCCGCGGTTTTGGCCCGCAAGCTGCCGCTGGCAACCGCCCTGACCGTGTACGGCAGTGTTCCGCTGCTGGCCTCCCGGGTCAGGATCAAAAACCTCCGCTCTGACAATCCGGTCCTGTCCGACCGCGGCGATGCCTTTCTCGTCCAGCAGCGGCAGGGATTGACCTGGCTACAAAGCGGAACGGATTTTTCCTTTATTGGCAACCTGCCGGAGTTGGAGCAGTCCGGCTGCAGCCGGTTCATCATCGATCTGTCTCATGTCGGCCCGTTCAGTTCCCGGGGCAAGCAGGTTCTCGAAGCGGTTCGCCGCGGCTATGATCCGCCGGATGTCAGCAAGTTCAACTTTGAACGGGAACTGGAATAG
- a CDS encoding D-2-hydroxyacid dehydrogenase yields MKIVVLDGYTLNPGDLDWAPLKELGSCAIYPRTAGEQIVERAADADILLTNKTMVSAETIAALPQLKYIGVLATGVNIVDLDAARARSIVVTNAPGYGSASVAQMVFALLLEMTQHVGHHAQLVRQGAWSECPDFSFHDRPLYEVAGKTMGIVGFGQIGRQVAKIATAFDMRVLASTRHPEKYAQDTNVEFVDVDQLFSKCHAISLHCPLTDQTRQLVNTARLARIKQGALLINTGRGQLIDEAAVIEALEEGYLGGYAADVLSEEPPPEDSPLLSAPNCIITPHMAWATLEARKRLLDLVVSNIRSFQNGSADNRVV; encoded by the coding sequence ATGAAAATTGTTGTTCTTGACGGCTATACCCTCAACCCCGGCGATCTTGACTGGGCCCCGCTCAAAGAGCTGGGCAGCTGCGCCATCTATCCACGAACGGCCGGCGAACAAATTGTGGAAAGAGCGGCTGATGCCGACATTCTCCTGACCAATAAAACCATGGTCTCTGCCGAAACTATCGCTGCGTTGCCACAGCTGAAATACATCGGCGTCCTCGCCACCGGCGTCAATATTGTCGATCTGGACGCGGCGCGGGCCCGCTCCATCGTCGTCACCAATGCTCCCGGCTACGGCAGTGCTTCGGTGGCGCAGATGGTCTTCGCACTGCTGCTGGAGATGACCCAGCATGTTGGCCATCATGCCCAGTTGGTCCGCCAGGGCGCCTGGAGCGAATGCCCGGACTTCAGTTTTCATGACCGGCCGCTCTACGAGGTCGCCGGCAAGACCATGGGGATTGTCGGCTTCGGACAGATCGGTCGACAGGTCGCCAAGATAGCCACCGCTTTCGACATGCGGGTTCTGGCCAGCACCCGGCACCCGGAAAAATACGCACAGGACACCAATGTCGAATTTGTCGATGTCGATCAGCTGTTCTCCAAGTGCCATGCCATCAGCCTGCACTGTCCGCTCACCGACCAGACCCGGCAGCTGGTCAACACGGCCAGACTGGCCAGGATCAAACAGGGAGCCCTGCTCATCAACACCGGTCGCGGCCAGCTGATCGACGAAGCCGCGGTCATTGAAGCCCTCGAAGAAGGCTATCTCGGCGGCTATGCGGCCGATGTCCTTTCCGAAGAGCCGCCACCTGAAGACAGCCCATTGCTGAGCGCTCCCAACTGTATCATCACCCCGCACATGGCCTGGGCCACCCTGGAAGCACGCAAGCGACTGCTCGACCTGGTCGTATCCAACATCCGTTCCTTTCAAAACGGCAGCGCGGACAACCGGGTCGTCTGA
- a CDS encoding DUF4019 domain-containing protein: protein MLPRKYRIHAFLAILALVIIFYPSYVKQPDQQVLDASNAAANAFLRLIDSGKYQESWQSCSPYLQTKVPLTKWLDELSAVRDTAGKLLERRQVDHTYSKEADKKGIPAGDYMVYTYSSSFANKKDAQETVTLMLGQDGIWRVAGYFIK from the coding sequence GTGCTGCCAAGAAAATATCGCATCCACGCTTTTCTGGCCATCCTGGCATTGGTGATCATTTTTTATCCCAGTTATGTGAAACAACCCGACCAACAGGTATTGGATGCGTCGAACGCCGCCGCAAATGCATTCCTGCGGCTGATTGATAGCGGCAAATACCAGGAAAGCTGGCAATCCTGCTCCCCGTATCTGCAAACCAAGGTTCCGCTGACAAAGTGGCTTGATGAACTCAGCGCAGTGCGTGACACGGCTGGCAAACTTCTGGAACGGCGGCAGGTTGACCATACCTATAGCAAAGAGGCTGACAAAAAAGGGATTCCCGCAGGCGACTACATGGTTTATACCTACAGTTCGAGCTTTGCTAACAAAAAGGATGCTCAAGAAACCGTCACGCTGATGCTTGGCCAGGACGGGATTTGGCGTGTTGCCGGATATTTCATAAAATAA
- a CDS encoding SDR family oxidoreductase yields MSFDLGLAGRRALVTGATKGVGAAVVESLHKVGVTVLGTARAVPDTAPDGLLYIAADLSTAAGCRVVAENVLERLGGIDIIINVVGGSSAPVGGFAVLDDGEWELAMNQNLLPAVRLDRALLPAMIAQGAGVIIHVTSIQHELPLPESTTAYAAAKAALSTYSKSLSKEVAPKGIRVVRVSPGWVETEAAVRLTERLAESAGTDYEGGKKIIMASLGGIPLGRPARPREVADLITFLVSSRAAAITGTEYVIDGGTVPTA; encoded by the coding sequence ATGAGCTTTGATCTTGGTCTTGCCGGACGCCGCGCGCTTGTCACCGGCGCGACCAAAGGTGTGGGTGCGGCCGTGGTCGAGTCCTTGCACAAGGTCGGTGTGACCGTTCTCGGCACGGCCCGTGCGGTTCCTGACACTGCTCCCGACGGTCTTCTTTATATCGCTGCCGATCTGTCCACCGCAGCGGGTTGCCGGGTCGTGGCGGAAAACGTTTTGGAGCGTCTTGGCGGCATCGATATCATCATCAATGTGGTCGGTGGCTCGAGTGCGCCGGTGGGTGGCTTCGCAGTCCTGGACGATGGTGAATGGGAGCTGGCAATGAATCAGAATCTGCTGCCTGCCGTGCGCCTTGACCGGGCCTTGCTTCCGGCAATGATCGCGCAGGGAGCTGGAGTCATCATCCATGTCACCTCCATTCAGCACGAACTACCCCTGCCGGAATCGACGACCGCTTATGCGGCGGCCAAGGCTGCACTATCGACCTACAGCAAAAGCTTGTCGAAGGAAGTTGCGCCGAAAGGGATCCGGGTGGTGCGTGTCTCCCCGGGCTGGGTCGAGACCGAGGCAGCCGTGCGGTTGACCGAGCGGCTTGCCGAAAGTGCCGGCACCGATTATGAGGGAGGGAAAAAGATTATCATGGCATCTCTCGGCGGCATCCCCCTCGGTCGTCCGGCTCGGCCTCGGGAAGTTGCCGACCTGATCACCTTCCTGGTTTCCTCCCGCGCCGCAGCGATTACTGGCACCGAGTATGTCATCGACGGTGGGACGGTGCCGACAGCCTGA
- a CDS encoding YkgJ family cysteine cluster protein → MSWQKLHSVLEQNRRRLDLACAAAVEQVGATWSTIYCAKGCANCCTLAVNCAFAEARAIAAGLNEPQRQLIGERAAWLVQLNKDAADLKDFLRRHRSESGGCPFLDPATQSCQIYAQRPLACRALLSTRPAAWCGVDFSTLHPLEKQAFLSSLDPQLVAYPTHYLATPQELATELEDELQAVMLEQFNCTLSGNLIYLIWLQLEFDLAEQLANAPDQLARFLHSRELEQSYLLQFRQ, encoded by the coding sequence ATGAGCTGGCAAAAGCTGCATAGCGTGCTCGAACAAAACCGCCGCCGGCTGGACCTTGCCTGTGCCGCGGCGGTTGAGCAGGTGGGGGCGACCTGGTCGACCATCTACTGCGCTAAAGGGTGCGCCAACTGCTGTACGCTGGCGGTCAACTGCGCCTTTGCCGAAGCCAGGGCCATCGCCGCCGGCCTGAACGAGCCACAGCGGCAACTGATCGGCGAGCGGGCCGCCTGGCTGGTGCAACTGAATAAAGATGCCGCTGATCTCAAGGATTTCCTGCGCCGCCACCGCAGCGAATCGGGCGGCTGTCCGTTCCTTGACCCGGCGACCCAGAGTTGCCAGATTTACGCTCAGCGGCCACTGGCCTGCCGGGCCCTGCTCTCGACCCGTCCGGCCGCCTGGTGCGGGGTCGACTTCAGCACCCTGCACCCACTTGAGAAACAGGCCTTTTTAAGCAGTCTCGACCCCCAGCTGGTGGCCTACCCGACCCATTACCTGGCCACTCCGCAGGAACTGGCCACCGAATTGGAAGATGAGCTGCAGGCCGTCATGCTCGAGCAATTCAATTGCACCCTCAGCGGTAACCTGATCTACCTGATCTGGCTTCAGCTTGAATTCGACCTGGCTGAACAACTGGCCAACGCTCCCGACCAACTCGCTCGCTTTCTGCACAGCCGGGAGCTGGAACAGTCTTATTTACTGCAGTTCAGGCAGTGA
- a CDS encoding GGDEF domain-containing protein, with protein sequence MNSKRKKDPLEQPPPRCPAGISDCPIAAEVATLQREIARLADLVRTDTLTGLANYRFFIQALEHEIERTQRSGQATALIMLDIDHFKQVNDTWGHQVGNSALAHIATILRQNVRRLDIPCRYGGEEFAIILPDTGLTSASQVGERIRRAIAQTPLLNNGKDLPLTVSLGIAIYRVDQPLQATELIAHADHYLYKAKQEGRNRVCHPEPEQIDLVSPEEKQVLAELFGRTKTEKDPP encoded by the coding sequence ATGAACTCAAAACGGAAAAAAGACCCCCTGGAGCAACCTCCGCCCCGCTGTCCCGCAGGCATCAGCGACTGCCCGATCGCCGCAGAAGTCGCGACGCTGCAACGGGAAATCGCCCGCCTTGCCGATCTTGTCCGTACCGATACCCTGACCGGGTTGGCCAATTACCGGTTTTTTATCCAGGCTTTGGAACACGAAATCGAACGCACCCAACGCAGCGGCCAGGCCACTGCCTTGATCATGCTCGACATCGATCATTTTAAACAGGTCAACGATACTTGGGGGCATCAGGTCGGCAACAGTGCGCTGGCCCACATCGCCACAATCCTGCGGCAAAACGTGCGGCGGCTCGATATCCCCTGTCGTTACGGCGGAGAGGAATTCGCCATCATCCTCCCGGATACCGGTCTGACGTCCGCCAGCCAGGTCGGAGAGCGCATTCGCCGGGCCATCGCCCAAACGCCCCTGCTGAACAACGGTAAAGATTTACCATTGACCGTCAGCCTGGGGATCGCTATTTACCGGGTCGATCAACCGCTTCAAGCCACAGAATTGATTGCTCACGCCGATCATTATCTTTATAAAGCCAAACAGGAAGGGCGCAATCGCGTCTGTCATCCCGAGCCGGAACAAATCGATCTGGTCAGCCCTGAAGAAAAACAGGTGCTGGCAGAACTGTTCGGCCGCACCAAAACCGAGAAGGATCCTCCATGA
- a CDS encoding DsbC family protein: MSRFRFFPILLLIVLSAQVVFAQDQSEQDAVAAALSKYYPKLQSAQINPTPISGIYEVIVDNNEIVYFSPATGLIFVGDLWTPDSRNLTRESKDRLLSEKIKLFPLDKAIKIGDGPNQVIEVTDPDCPFCRHGSAFFENRTDVTRYVFLYPLDKLHPQAEAKARYILSAANPAEAYEKVFSGAYDNQPLPAFTDNGMLELHRRIGREVGITGTPQYWINGHHLSGFNQQQVEQLLDK, encoded by the coding sequence ATGTCACGTTTTCGTTTTTTCCCGATCCTTCTTCTGATTGTCCTGTCAGCGCAGGTCGTCTTTGCCCAGGACCAGAGCGAACAGGATGCGGTCGCTGCCGCACTCAGCAAATATTATCCCAAACTTCAATCCGCCCAGATCAATCCCACCCCCATCAGCGGCATTTACGAAGTTATTGTCGATAACAATGAGATCGTCTACTTCTCCCCGGCCACCGGACTGATCTTCGTCGGTGACCTGTGGACCCCTGATTCGCGCAATCTGACCCGCGAAAGCAAAGACCGCCTGCTCTCGGAAAAGATCAAGCTGTTCCCGCTGGACAAAGCGATCAAAATCGGCGACGGCCCCAACCAGGTCATTGAAGTCACTGACCCGGATTGTCCGTTCTGCCGCCATGGTTCGGCCTTTTTCGAGAACCGAACAGATGTCACGCGTTACGTGTTTTTGTACCCTTTGGATAAGCTCCACCCCCAAGCCGAAGCCAAAGCCCGTTATATCCTTTCGGCGGCCAATCCGGCAGAAGCGTATGAAAAGGTTTTTTCCGGAGCCTATGACAACCAGCCGCTGCCGGCGTTCACCGACAACGGCATGCTTGAGCTGCATCGCCGCATCGGCAGAGAGGTCGGCATCACCGGAACCCCGCAATATTGGATCAACGGTCATCACCTGAGTGGTTTTAACCAGCAGCAGGTCGAACAATTATTGGATAAATAA
- a CDS encoding chemotaxis protein CheW, protein MSKEAAKIDRALHHQEESYAFFLLDGREFGIRVDYVHETILHRGPLTQLPCSLDALDGLINLRGSIIPIINLRTRFHLQPAPPTAENPLAIVQFNGGLFGLRFDEISEVVRVRQSEISRIDTREEDLELCSQGLLSLDGGDRIVQLLDLERLFRKYNLPLISHDGAGAGRSFRPLKQDITLMLNGQEFAIAIEAIKEIIKPPKIKRKVLVDPAIKGVIVLRDELVNIVDLRLHFKYPSEEITPESRIIILQGDVPCGILVDAIREVIHYEEDQLLPVPILGQGQECFAGIVALEPGRSIVKLDPARLFDETLLKHLRGNADLHAELAGKKSVDENRRQDKGSLEIVNRVLISFRLGEDYAFDIDLFREIINYSAEITALPGLPAYHEGILNLRHSAIPIINLRKYYRMENHARLEDAKIIILNLPGKNIGIMVDDIMEIVKPDRMQIERIPNLSVHHQGQTGNHIREGYRFKTARGEEKSLLIYDVEQLIRDLGIFTEEEPLKIATEA, encoded by the coding sequence ATGTCAAAAGAAGCAGCAAAGATAGATAGAGCATTGCACCACCAAGAGGAGTCTTACGCTTTTTTCCTGCTTGATGGCCGTGAATTCGGGATCAGGGTCGACTATGTGCATGAAACCATTCTCCACAGGGGTCCTCTGACCCAGCTGCCCTGCTCTCTGGATGCGCTTGACGGACTCATCAATCTGCGCGGATCGATCATTCCGATCATCAACCTGCGGACCCGCTTTCACCTGCAACCCGCTCCTCCAACGGCAGAAAATCCGCTGGCAATTGTCCAGTTTAATGGCGGCCTGTTCGGCTTGCGCTTCGATGAAATCAGTGAAGTCGTCCGCGTCAGGCAGAGCGAAATCAGCCGGATTGATACCCGGGAAGAGGATCTTGAACTCTGCAGCCAGGGGCTGTTGTCCCTTGACGGCGGCGACCGAATCGTTCAGCTGCTGGATCTGGAGCGACTGTTCAGGAAATACAACCTGCCCCTGATCAGTCACGACGGCGCCGGGGCTGGTCGCAGCTTCCGCCCCCTTAAGCAGGACATCACGCTCATGCTCAACGGGCAGGAATTTGCCATTGCCATCGAGGCGATTAAAGAAATCATCAAGCCCCCGAAGATAAAACGCAAAGTGTTGGTTGACCCGGCGATTAAAGGGGTCATCGTCCTGCGTGATGAACTGGTCAACATTGTCGACCTGAGACTTCACTTCAAATACCCTTCCGAGGAGATTACCCCCGAGTCACGGATTATCATTCTGCAGGGAGATGTGCCTTGCGGCATTCTGGTCGACGCCATCAGGGAAGTTATCCACTATGAGGAAGACCAACTCTTACCGGTCCCGATTCTCGGTCAAGGCCAGGAGTGTTTCGCTGGAATCGTCGCGCTGGAACCCGGCCGCAGCATCGTCAAGCTTGACCCTGCCCGGCTGTTCGACGAAACCCTGCTCAAACACCTCAGAGGCAACGCCGACCTCCATGCGGAGTTGGCAGGGAAAAAATCAGTTGATGAAAACCGGCGGCAGGATAAAGGCAGCCTTGAAATCGTAAACCGGGTCCTTATCTCATTCCGCCTCGGGGAAGATTATGCCTTCGATATCGACCTGTTCCGCGAGATCATCAACTATTCGGCCGAAATCACGGCACTGCCGGGTCTTCCCGCTTATCATGAAGGCATTCTCAATCTGCGTCATAGCGCCATTCCCATTATCAACCTGCGCAAATATTACCGGATGGAAAACCACGCCAGACTTGAAGACGCCAAAATTATCATCCTCAACCTGCCGGGAAAAAATATCGGCATCATGGTTGATGACATCATGGAAATCGTTAAACCGGATCGGATGCAGATTGAGCGCATCCCGAACCTGTCAGTTCACCACCAGGGGCAAACCGGGAACCATATCCGGGAAGGGTATCGCTTCAAAACCGCCCGTGGAGAGGAGAAATCCTTGCTCATCTATGATGTCGAACAACTGATCAGAGATCTCGGCATCTTTACCGAAGAAGAACCTTTAAAAATCGCCACCGAGGCTTAG
- a CDS encoding winged helix-turn-helix transcriptional regulator yields the protein MEKQWTPASAAEGVEQAIKILNGKWKLVILFHLFGGKLLRFSELEKAIPAITQKMLIQQLRQLETDGVVRRIVHPQMPPKVEYGLTAWGQSLCPALDALLKWTDRHEA from the coding sequence ATGGAAAAACAATGGACCCCCGCCTCGGCCGCCGAAGGTGTCGAGCAAGCGATCAAAATCCTTAATGGAAAATGGAAGCTGGTCATTCTCTTTCATTTGTTCGGCGGCAAGCTGTTGCGCTTTTCCGAACTCGAAAAAGCGATCCCGGCCATTACCCAAAAGATGCTGATCCAGCAGCTTCGCCAGCTGGAAACGGACGGCGTTGTCCGGCGCATCGTCCACCCGCAAATGCCACCGAAGGTTGAGTACGGCTTGACTGCTTGGGGGCAGTCTCTCTGCCCCGCCCTGGACGCACTGCTGAAATGGACTGATCGACATGAAGCATAG